Proteins encoded together in one Bos indicus isolate NIAB-ARS_2022 breed Sahiwal x Tharparkar chromosome 25, NIAB-ARS_B.indTharparkar_mat_pri_1.0, whole genome shotgun sequence window:
- the ZDHHC4 gene encoding palmitoyltransferase ZDHHC4 isoform X1 yields the protein MFGGGTPELSAESYPDKRNIPRMDFLVLFLLYLALVLLGFVMICIGSKTHYLQGLISRGAQVFSYIIPECLQRAMLSVLHYLFHTRNYTFVVLHLILQGMVYTEYTWEIFGLCQQLEFSLYYLFLPYLLLIVNLLFFTLSCVTNPGTITKANELLFLQVYEFDGVMFPKNVRCPTCDLRKPARSKHCGVCNRCVHRFDHHCVWVNNCIGAWNTRYFLSYLFTLTASAATMAVVSTVFLVRLVVMSDVYLQTYVDDLGHLQVVDTVFLVQYLFLTFPRIVFLVGFVVVLSFLLGGYLCFCLYLAATNQTTNEWYKGDRAWCQHCPHVARPPAAEPQAYRNIHSHGLWSNLREIFLPATACYERKEK from the exons ATGTTCGGAGGAGGAACGCCAGAGCTGTCGGCTGAAAGCTATCCAGATAAAAGAAATAT CCCCAGGATGGACTTTCTGGTTCTCTTCTTGCTCTACCTGGCTTTGGTGCTGCTTGGTTTTGTGATGATCTGCATAGGCTCGAAAACCCATTACTTGCAAGGCCTGATCAGCAGAGGAGCACAG gtattttcatatataattcCAGAATGTCTTCAGAGAGCCATGCTAAGCGTGCTTCATTACCTCTTCCATACAAG AAACTACACCTTTGTTGTCCTGCATCTCATCCTGCAAGGGATGGTTTATACCGAGTACACCTGGGAAATTTTCGGCCTCTGTCAACAGCTGGAGTTCTCTTTGTATTACCTTTTTCTGCCTTATCTGCTGCTGATTGTAAACCTGCTTTTTTTCACCCTAAGTTGTGTAACCAACCCTG GCACCATAACAAAAGCAAATGAGTTACTGTTCCTTCAAGTTTATGAATTCGATGGAGTGATGTTCCCGAAGAACGTGAGGTGCCCTACTTGTGATTTAAGGAAACCGGCGCGGTCCAAGCACTGCG GTGTGTGTAACCGGTGTGTGCACCGGTTTGACCATCACTGTGTGTGGGTGAACAACTGCATCGGGGCCTGGAACACCCGGTACTTCCTCTCCTACCTCTTCACGCTGACGGCCTCGGCTGCCACCATGGCCGTGGTGAGCACCGTGTTCCTGGTCCGGCTGGTGGTGATGTCAGACGTGTACCTGCAGACCTACGTCGATGACCTCGGCCACTTGCAGGTTGTCGACACTGTCTTTCTTGTTCAG TACCTGTTCCTGACCTTCCCAAGGATCGTCTTCCTGGTGGGCTTTGTCGTGGTGCTGAGCTTCCTCCTGGGGGGCTATCTGTGCTTCTGTCTGTACCTGGCCGCCACCAACCAGACCACTAACGAGTGGTACAAAGGCGACCGAGCCTGGTGCCAGCACTGTCCCCACGTGGCCAGGCCCCCAGCAGCGGAGCCCCAGGCCTACCGGAACATCCACTCGCATGGGCTTTGGAGCAACCTTCGGGAGATCTTTCTACCTGCTACTGCATGTTAcgagagaaaggagaaatag
- the ZDHHC4 gene encoding palmitoyltransferase ZDHHC4 isoform X2 has translation MDFLVLFLLYLALVLLGFVMICIGSKTHYLQGLISRGAQVFSYIIPECLQRAMLSVLHYLFHTRNYTFVVLHLILQGMVYTEYTWEIFGLCQQLEFSLYYLFLPYLLLIVNLLFFTLSCVTNPGTITKANELLFLQVYEFDGVMFPKNVRCPTCDLRKPARSKHCGVCNRCVHRFDHHCVWVNNCIGAWNTRYFLSYLFTLTASAATMAVVSTVFLVRLVVMSDVYLQTYVDDLGHLQVVDTVFLVQYLFLTFPRIVFLVGFVVVLSFLLGGYLCFCLYLAATNQTTNEWYKGDRAWCQHCPHVARPPAAEPQAYRNIHSHGLWSNLREIFLPATACYERKEK, from the exons ATGGACTTTCTGGTTCTCTTCTTGCTCTACCTGGCTTTGGTGCTGCTTGGTTTTGTGATGATCTGCATAGGCTCGAAAACCCATTACTTGCAAGGCCTGATCAGCAGAGGAGCACAG gtattttcatatataattcCAGAATGTCTTCAGAGAGCCATGCTAAGCGTGCTTCATTACCTCTTCCATACAAG AAACTACACCTTTGTTGTCCTGCATCTCATCCTGCAAGGGATGGTTTATACCGAGTACACCTGGGAAATTTTCGGCCTCTGTCAACAGCTGGAGTTCTCTTTGTATTACCTTTTTCTGCCTTATCTGCTGCTGATTGTAAACCTGCTTTTTTTCACCCTAAGTTGTGTAACCAACCCTG GCACCATAACAAAAGCAAATGAGTTACTGTTCCTTCAAGTTTATGAATTCGATGGAGTGATGTTCCCGAAGAACGTGAGGTGCCCTACTTGTGATTTAAGGAAACCGGCGCGGTCCAAGCACTGCG GTGTGTGTAACCGGTGTGTGCACCGGTTTGACCATCACTGTGTGTGGGTGAACAACTGCATCGGGGCCTGGAACACCCGGTACTTCCTCTCCTACCTCTTCACGCTGACGGCCTCGGCTGCCACCATGGCCGTGGTGAGCACCGTGTTCCTGGTCCGGCTGGTGGTGATGTCAGACGTGTACCTGCAGACCTACGTCGATGACCTCGGCCACTTGCAGGTTGTCGACACTGTCTTTCTTGTTCAG TACCTGTTCCTGACCTTCCCAAGGATCGTCTTCCTGGTGGGCTTTGTCGTGGTGCTGAGCTTCCTCCTGGGGGGCTATCTGTGCTTCTGTCTGTACCTGGCCGCCACCAACCAGACCACTAACGAGTGGTACAAAGGCGACCGAGCCTGGTGCCAGCACTGTCCCCACGTGGCCAGGCCCCCAGCAGCGGAGCCCCAGGCCTACCGGAACATCCACTCGCATGGGCTTTGGAGCAACCTTCGGGAGATCTTTCTACCTGCTACTGCATGTTAcgagagaaaggagaaatag